The Altererythrobacter sp. ZODW24 genome window below encodes:
- a CDS encoding TonB-dependent receptor, with amino-acid sequence MNRFNTSASVLAIAALTATPAFAQDAQEAPAREGGVQEIVVTATKQSENLQDVPIAVSAIGEQQLDELSIATFSDYLDQLPSVTAGGSGPGQSTIYIRGLASTTPNLTTAGVAGLAPNVALYLDEQPLGQPGRNLDVYAADLERIEVLAGPQGTLFGASSQAGVVRLITNKPDLSGFDASGKAGVSFTKGGEASYNAEAMINVPVTDSFALRGVVYLDDQGGYIDNVAGTINASESGRFREATDVRSNGVPVGTIRQGFQPGGPAAGTTFIDANNSGLVQDDFNDTQYAGFRVGALYEINSDWRVTLTHARQSVESDGVFFADPDLDLDGLNVQRFEDDRLEDDFSNTSWTVEGRLGALDLVYTGAYTDRETQQRVDYTDYLFVGQYLPYYICDTAVVYPGYVTNAPANPTCYAPNTYVASNTNTTVFTQEFRVSTPQEDPFRVTVGGFYSDLELKELNDFTYPSNVFVRGSDGVTTGFLPNFPLTNINAPPGAINSASAGYFTEAGPFPAATIFRNDIRRTDKQLGVFGEASFDVVPDLLTITAGLRYYNVKVDLDGSANSSFFNLNSPVFGANTGVPAADRIDQQRGGTNISQQFGPNNTVGAPDEAKAEGVIFKGTITVTPNEDLLFYATYSEGFRPGLLNRPGGAAGANGFTVPFELETDEVTNYELGWKMDLADGQLRFNGSAFYVDISRLQTTIFDPSITNLFFSDNAADAEIYGIEGDITYAPYSVPGLTIAGAFSILDTEVTEVLTPTDDVIEGSPLAYAPEFQGNMRVRYEWDLSDTLTAHIMPQVVYSASKFTDIIEINKIKLDSYATFALSAGVKTEEWSFEIFGENLTDTRAEIAGNYINDRDRITTNRPLTVGFRVGYDY; translated from the coding sequence ATGAACAGATTCAACACAAGTGCGTCGGTGCTGGCAATTGCTGCCCTTACCGCCACACCCGCATTCGCTCAGGATGCACAGGAAGCTCCGGCACGCGAAGGCGGCGTTCAAGAAATCGTCGTAACCGCGACCAAGCAGAGCGAAAACCTTCAGGATGTTCCGATTGCCGTTAGCGCGATCGGCGAGCAGCAGCTTGATGAGCTGTCGATCGCGACATTCTCCGATTACCTCGACCAGTTGCCCAGCGTTACCGCCGGCGGCAGCGGCCCAGGGCAAAGCACCATCTATATTCGCGGCCTCGCATCGACGACGCCGAACCTTACGACCGCTGGCGTTGCCGGCCTCGCGCCAAACGTCGCGCTGTATCTCGACGAGCAGCCACTTGGTCAGCCGGGCCGTAACCTCGACGTATACGCAGCCGATCTTGAGCGTATCGAAGTTCTGGCGGGCCCACAGGGTACGCTGTTCGGTGCAAGTTCGCAGGCCGGTGTTGTCCGTCTGATTACGAACAAGCCTGATCTTTCCGGCTTCGATGCTTCGGGCAAAGCAGGCGTTTCCTTCACCAAGGGCGGTGAAGCGAGCTACAATGCAGAAGCCATGATCAACGTCCCGGTCACGGACAGCTTCGCCCTTCGCGGCGTTGTCTATCTTGATGATCAGGGCGGCTACATCGACAATGTCGCAGGCACAATCAACGCCAGCGAAAGCGGCCGTTTCCGTGAAGCGACCGACGTTCGTTCAAACGGCGTTCCTGTTGGCACAATCCGTCAGGGCTTCCAACCTGGCGGTCCCGCTGCAGGCACTACATTCATTGACGCAAACAACAGCGGCCTCGTGCAGGACGATTTCAACGACACCCAATATGCGGGTTTCCGCGTTGGCGCGCTTTATGAAATCAATTCCGACTGGCGCGTAACCCTGACCCATGCTCGCCAGAGCGTGGAATCGGACGGTGTGTTCTTCGCCGATCCTGATCTCGATCTTGATGGTCTGAATGTTCAGCGTTTCGAAGACGACCGTTTGGAAGATGACTTTTCCAACACCAGCTGGACCGTTGAAGGCCGCCTTGGCGCGCTCGACCTCGTTTACACCGGCGCTTACACCGACCGCGAAACGCAGCAGCGCGTTGACTACACAGACTATCTGTTTGTCGGTCAGTATCTGCCATATTACATCTGCGACACAGCGGTTGTGTACCCCGGCTACGTCACCAACGCGCCGGCTAACCCGACGTGCTATGCCCCCAACACCTATGTTGCTTCGAACACCAACACGACTGTGTTCACGCAGGAATTCCGGGTCAGCACACCGCAAGAAGATCCGTTCCGCGTAACTGTTGGCGGTTTCTACAGCGATCTAGAGCTGAAAGAGCTGAATGACTTTACCTATCCGTCGAACGTTTTCGTTCGTGGTTCCGACGGCGTAACAACCGGCTTCTTGCCTAACTTCCCGCTGACCAACATCAACGCGCCTCCCGGTGCGATTAACTCGGCCAGCGCTGGTTACTTCACAGAAGCGGGCCCGTTCCCGGCTGCAACTATTTTCCGCAATGACATTCGCCGTACCGACAAGCAGCTTGGTGTGTTTGGTGAAGCCAGCTTCGATGTGGTCCCTGACTTGCTGACCATCACGGCCGGCCTGCGTTATTACAACGTGAAGGTCGATCTGGACGGCAGCGCGAACTCTTCGTTCTTTAACCTGAACTCGCCTGTATTCGGTGCCAACACCGGCGTTCCAGCGGCTGACCGGATCGATCAGCAGCGCGGCGGTACGAACATCAGCCAGCAGTTTGGTCCAAACAACACCGTCGGCGCGCCTGACGAAGCCAAGGCTGAAGGCGTGATCTTTAAGGGTACCATCACGGTTACTCCAAACGAAGATCTGCTGTTCTATGCGACGTACTCGGAAGGTTTCCGTCCAGGTCTGCTTAACCGTCCAGGCGGCGCCGCAGGCGCAAACGGCTTCACTGTTCCATTCGAACTCGAAACCGATGAAGTGACGAATTACGAACTGGGTTGGAAGATGGATCTGGCCGACGGTCAGCTGCGCTTTAACGGCAGTGCATTCTATGTCGACATCAGCCGTCTGCAGACGACGATCTTCGATCCAAGCATCACCAACCTGTTCTTCTCGGACAATGCGGCGGATGCTGAGATCTACGGCATCGAAGGCGACATCACTTACGCACCCTACAGCGTACCGGGTCTGACGATCGCTGGTGCATTCTCGATCCTCGATACCGAGGTGACCGAAGTGCTGACGCCAACAGACGACGTGATTGAAGGTTCGCCGCTCGCATATGCTCCGGAATTCCAGGGCAATATGCGCGTACGTTATGAATGGGATCTCAGCGACACGCTGACCGCCCACATCATGCCGCAGGTGGTTTACTCCGCGTCCAAGTTCACGGACATCATCGAGATCAACAAGATCAAGCTCGACAGCTACGCCACCTTCGCGCTCAGCGCCGGTGTTAAGACTGAAGAGTGGTCGTTCGAAATCTTCGGTGAGAACCTGACAGATACGCGTGCCGAGATCGCTGGTAATTACATCAACGATCGCGACCGGATCACTACCAACCGTCCGCTGACGGTCGGTTTCCGCGTCGGCTACGACTACTAA
- a CDS encoding BCCT family transporter has product MSESSKSPVKPPLIVLAIKTASSGFYNGFSKIVTIPAKVIVALIILWAIFFPEQAAEALEIANTNIIREFAGWYVYLVAFLMLVCFVLAVIPSTGSLRLGNADEKPEFSRFSWFAMLFGAGIGIGMLTYSTGEPLAHFANNPDIIRGMVDPVSAEAVRPAYIYTFLHWGFAAWATYALVGLAIGYVAYRRNLPLTIRSALAPLFGKAMSGAAGHVVDIVAVVATVLGVAVTMGLGVEQFVVGLNRLGLGDWLVGSEGTASAPAIIIALIVLVGASTLSALSGVGRGIKWLSNLNMGLSFLLITVFLIFGSGLLGLQLLGTGIYDYIVNLPGLALTLWSADGTTAGDALAQWQLDWSVFYWAWWIAFAPFVGMFIARVSRGRTIREYIFGVVLVPSLMCFVWMALVGGTAIDLELSGVAGGSILNAGISDQLFATLSVLFDPAAATLLSGLVVILLMTYLITSADSAILIINTINGAGEDEDEVERRHHILFWGAAIALVVGSMLILGGIDAIRITMIIGALPFSFVVALMAISVTKAVVYDLIRKKHGVWTTSDGAEAAILAESA; this is encoded by the coding sequence ATGAGCGAATCCAGCAAAAGTCCTGTAAAACCCCCACTTATCGTGTTGGCTATCAAGACTGCGAGCTCTGGTTTCTACAATGGCTTCAGTAAGATCGTAACGATCCCGGCAAAGGTTATTGTTGCACTCATCATCTTGTGGGCGATTTTCTTCCCGGAACAGGCCGCCGAAGCGCTGGAGATCGCCAACACCAACATCATCCGCGAATTTGCGGGCTGGTATGTTTACCTTGTCGCGTTTCTGATGCTTGTCTGTTTCGTTCTGGCGGTGATTCCGAGCACAGGTTCACTCAGGTTGGGCAATGCTGACGAGAAGCCGGAGTTCTCGCGGTTCTCCTGGTTCGCGATGCTGTTCGGCGCGGGCATCGGTATCGGTATGCTGACGTACTCGACCGGCGAACCTCTGGCCCACTTTGCCAATAATCCGGATATCATCCGCGGTATGGTCGACCCCGTTTCGGCGGAGGCAGTGCGGCCGGCCTATATATATACGTTCCTGCATTGGGGCTTCGCCGCATGGGCGACTTATGCACTCGTGGGTCTTGCGATTGGCTATGTTGCCTATCGCCGCAACTTGCCGCTGACGATCCGCTCGGCGCTGGCACCGCTATTTGGCAAGGCCATGTCGGGTGCCGCGGGGCACGTTGTCGACATCGTTGCCGTGGTTGCGACTGTGCTTGGGGTCGCGGTTACCATGGGGCTGGGCGTCGAACAGTTCGTGGTTGGCCTCAACCGCCTCGGGCTGGGCGATTGGCTGGTTGGTAGCGAAGGCACAGCATCTGCCCCGGCAATTATCATCGCTCTGATTGTATTGGTCGGCGCTTCTACCTTGTCGGCCCTGTCCGGCGTCGGGCGCGGGATCAAATGGCTGTCGAACCTCAATATGGGGCTGTCGTTCCTGCTGATCACGGTTTTCCTGATCTTCGGTTCGGGCTTGCTGGGCCTGCAGCTATTGGGCACCGGCATCTATGATTACATCGTCAATCTGCCGGGCCTCGCGCTCACACTTTGGAGCGCTGACGGGACTACGGCTGGCGATGCACTGGCGCAATGGCAGCTCGACTGGTCTGTGTTCTATTGGGCATGGTGGATCGCATTTGCTCCGTTCGTGGGCATGTTCATCGCGCGTGTTTCGCGCGGGCGGACGATCCGGGAATATATCTTCGGTGTCGTCCTGGTGCCTTCGCTGATGTGCTTCGTGTGGATGGCTTTGGTCGGCGGCACTGCCATTGATCTGGAATTGAGCGGCGTAGCAGGCGGCAGCATTCTGAATGCCGGAATTTCTGACCAGCTCTTCGCCACGCTATCGGTTTTGTTCGATCCTGCGGCGGCGACACTGCTGTCCGGCCTCGTCGTGATCTTGCTGATGACCTATCTTATCACCTCCGCCGACAGCGCGATCCTGATCATCAATACGATCAATGGCGCGGGCGAGGATGAGGACGAAGTTGAACGCCGTCATCACATTCTGTTTTGGGGTGCAGCGATTGCGCTTGTAGTCGGAAGTATGCTGATACTTGGCGGGATCGACGCGATCCGGATCACCATGATTATCGGCGCACTGCCCTTCTCCTTCGTTGTAGCGTTGATGGCGATCTCGGTCACAAAGGCTGTGGTCTACGACCTGATACGCAAAAAGCACGGTGTCTGGACGACCAGCGATGGCGCAGAAGCTGCGATTTTGGCCGAAAGCGCTTAG